One Deltaproteobacteria bacterium genomic window carries:
- a CDS encoding NADH-quinone oxidoreductase subunit H, with translation MKFVAHIALFVLLGPLLVGVVRKTKAFLSCRQGAPVFQPYLDLWKLFRRGIVRSTTASWVFDLSAPVVLGASLVLAAATPLWSREVPLPMHFILFLYLMALPRFFQTLAGLDTGSAFGGLGSSREVAVSAMAEPALILAFCGLAYLGGADTVSGMVAGIPPERVLWRPEVTLLAGAMFLLLLAENARIPVDDPATHLELTMIHEAMVLDHAGVDLAMIQLASGVRLVLFSALVSGTLFPEALSLPAFLAIPAAVVKVVLSGALIG, from the coding sequence ATGAAGTTCGTCGCACATATCGCGCTCTTCGTCCTCCTCGGGCCCCTCCTTGTCGGAGTCGTCCGGAAGACGAAGGCGTTCCTCTCCTGCCGGCAAGGCGCGCCGGTGTTCCAGCCGTACCTCGACCTGTGGAAACTGTTCCGCAGGGGAATCGTGCGCAGCACGACGGCGTCGTGGGTGTTCGACCTGTCCGCCCCGGTCGTCCTCGGCGCTTCGCTGGTCCTCGCGGCGGCGACACCCTTATGGTCCCGCGAGGTGCCTCTCCCGATGCACTTCATCCTCTTTCTCTACCTGATGGCGCTGCCCCGGTTCTTCCAGACCTTGGCGGGGCTCGACACGGGAAGCGCGTTCGGGGGGCTGGGGTCCAGCCGGGAAGTGGCCGTCTCTGCGATGGCGGAGCCGGCGCTGATCCTTGCGTTCTGCGGCCTGGCGTACCTCGGGGGCGCGGACACGGTGAGCGGGATGGTCGCGGGCATTCCTCCGGAAAGAGTGCTCTGGAGACCGGAGGTGACCCTCCTCGCCGGCGCGATGTTCCTGCTGCTGCTGGCGGAAAACGCGCGGATCCCCGTGGACGACCCGGCGACGCATCTCGAACTCACGATGATCCACGAGGCGATGGTGCTGGACCACGCGGGGGTCGATCTCGCGATGATCCAGCTCGCCTCCGGCGTCCGCCTGGTCCTCTTTTCCGCCCTCGTGTCCGGGACCCTCTTCCCCGAGGCGCTCTCCCTGCCGGCGTTTCTCGCGATCCCGGCGGCGGTCGTGAAGGTCGTCCTCTCCGGGGCGCTGATCGGC